From Pseudomonas putida, one genomic window encodes:
- a CDS encoding fumarylacetoacetate hydrolase family protein, translating to MRLVRFGLPGQELPGILDAQGQVRDLSGIVDDIDAAALSPSSLEKLRGIDTERLPLVPAGTRLGPCVGSVPNLICIGLNYSDHAAETNTPIPSQPVVFNKHTGSISGANDPVILPGDAKKLDWEVELAIVIGSPAWHVEESKALDHIAGYCLANDVSERAYQLEYEGQWTKGKSSFSFAPLGPWLVTRDEIADPQNLDLWLEVNGKRYQNGNTRTMIFSVAHIVSYLSRFMPLLPGDVIITGTPPGVGLGQKPHVFLKAGDVMRVGGTGLGEQSQTVVPYVSEMGAAWVDGRYPNVD from the coding sequence ATGCGCTTGGTTCGTTTCGGTTTGCCAGGACAAGAACTGCCTGGGATTTTGGATGCTCAAGGACAGGTCAGGGATCTTTCTGGCATCGTGGATGATATCGACGCCGCCGCGCTGTCGCCTTCCAGTCTCGAAAAACTACGTGGCATCGACACGGAGCGCCTGCCACTGGTACCGGCCGGTACACGTCTGGGCCCGTGCGTGGGTAGCGTGCCGAACCTGATCTGTATCGGCCTCAATTACTCAGACCATGCAGCCGAAACCAACACGCCGATTCCGAGCCAGCCCGTTGTGTTCAACAAGCACACGGGGTCGATCAGCGGGGCAAACGACCCTGTGATCCTGCCTGGTGATGCGAAGAAGCTCGACTGGGAAGTCGAACTGGCGATCGTCATCGGTTCACCCGCCTGGCACGTTGAAGAAAGCAAAGCGCTGGATCATATCGCCGGTTACTGCCTGGCGAACGATGTCTCTGAACGCGCCTATCAGCTGGAGTACGAAGGGCAATGGACCAAGGGTAAGAGCAGCTTTTCCTTTGCGCCGCTTGGCCCCTGGCTGGTGACTCGCGATGAAATCGCCGACCCGCAGAACCTCGACCTCTGGTTGGAAGTGAACGGCAAGCGTTATCAGAACGGTAACACGCGGACGATGATTTTCAGCGTGGCTCACATCGTGTCCTACCTCAGCCGTTTCATGCCACTGCTGCCGGGTGACGTGATCATCACCGGCACGCCGCCCGGCGTAGGTCTGGGCCAGAAACCCCACGTGTTTCTCAAGGCCGGGGATGTCATGCGCGTCGGTGGAACGGGCCTGGGTGAGCAGTCCCAGACAGTCGTTCCCTATGTTTCGGAGATGGGCGCAGCCTGGGTTGACGGTCGCTACCCTAACGTTGATTGA